The Ziziphus jujuba cultivar Dongzao chromosome 5, ASM3175591v1 genome segment TCCGCTTACCAGAACCGGGAACGTAGCTACACAGACCGTTAGGCCCACAAATGGCATGGTTCTGAAAAGGCTTGCCATGAAACGCTCCATTCATCACCTGCTTTTTTCCGACTATACAATCGGACATTACCATCATAGTCCACCTTCAATCTTCTCTGCATTAGTGAACCATATTCTGTGGACAAAAACGTTAAATCATCGGAAGAACTAAAATTACCGAAGGAATTTAGAATTGCAACTCTGCTACTGTTGTACGTTGATCTACCGGCTTCCCAACTCACAAGCCAAGGTGATGGCCAATAAACACTTGAAATGTTCTGGTTATCAAAAAGGAGGCTAAGGAGGTTGTTATTGTCAAAATAAAAGGTATAGAAACCAGAAGAGACGTTGCTCTGGCTTCTTGACGAAACAAGCTTAGTGGTCCTGGTGAGTGGTTGAAGCGGAAGGAGGGTGTCTGTGGGTGAATCAAAGCTTTGCCATAGAACAACATGCTCTGAATTGGTCAAGACAAGGTTACCAAGGTCGTTGAGGTGTAAGGAAACAGACAAGTATGAAAAAGTGTCCGTGGCCCAAACAACAATCCTATTAGCGTCAGTTAAAACAAGTTTACCAGATTTTAGCAGAGACAGCTTTGAGCGTTTTCCATTGACCGGAACGTCACGGTTCGCCATCCATACCACCTCGGATATATTGGGGTCAGCTGGGTGGTTTTTAAACCATACGGCGAAGCAGTACACATTGTCGCCAACGGCTTGAAAACCGGCAGAGAAAGTGCCGTTAGGAGAAACTAAAACGTCGGCGTGTGATTTCTCGACGGACAGAGAGTGGCCTCCATTTAACGTATCAGAAGCTGAAGAAGATAATAGTGGAGAAGAAATTAAAGCCAAaaccagaaaagaaaagaagataaacATGAAAGCAACCATGAGCAGACAAAGACAGAGTACATAGAATGGGTAAGTGGAAACCAGTCGATAatgttgatttaaatattattttaatggagcttcttaaaaaataaaaatagtattaatattaatattaatggaAGGCAGCGCGGTGACATCTTGGAAGGGGAAGAAAAATGGCCTTGACCAAAAAACAGCCTGCAAAAGTTTTTACGttttcgagaaaaaaaaaaaagagactataataataatgaattagAATGGTAAAATGTCGTGGaagattttaaattctaaaaaaaataaaataataagtataatatatttgaatagATGTCACATATTGATTTGGAATGGTACAGCTAATCTGACACCACCATGTCAACCAAGTTTTTCTCCCAATCCGGGGGGATGGACCTGGATGTATCATTAACGCAACCACCAACCAACCACTCATGTCACTTCTGAAGGAACTTTTGTCACTTTTCTACAGTGACGGAGGAGGGAGGGCAGAGGGCTCATGTGatgatatttatcttttttttttttattttgagaatatcattataaattttagccttttttttatttttaattttctcttcttGTTTTTTAAGTTAGACGGTGATAGTTATATACAAAAGAGGTTCGACGAGGATAtttattgtttggaaaaataaaccaaaaaaaaaaaaaatagttagacAAGAATATTACAagactatttttttgtttaataaatttttcgtGGATAAGAATATAACAAGACTAGCTATTCGGAACACTACAAAATTGAAGTCCTTTTATTTTTGCGCAATAAATTTGagaaaatatattgtttaatccatttagtaaaaagaaaaaaaaaaaaaaagagataattgTTAATTTTGCCCACGTGTCTTGTACGatcatagcaaaaaaaaaaaaaaaaaacaacaacaaaaggtggattgttatataattattatttactctAAATTATAGGTGAAACGTTATAAAATCTGCAGAAAATAAAGATCTCACCTAGCCGTTTTAACGCTCTTAACCAGCCTTTATACGTGGGCTCGCGTATAACTTATTTGGGATTTAAGATTTCAAAGCTAAAAGGTTAACATTAACAGAGGGCTTTATTAAACTTCTTATATACTTTTCTAACATTGAtgccttttcattttttcacaTAAAAAGAAGAGAACATTGCCtcagctcttttttttttctttttttttgggtcaatattACGATTTAGAGGGTAATTTTCTGCCAGAGCAAGATTTAAATTTGAatctaaaattatattctttttatcatttaatattGAACttataaaatgcatttttaatattattattattattattattattattattattattttggctgGTGAGATTCGAACCAGCTCATAGATTAGATTGGAtgcatttttaatagttttgtcATCACATCAAAACctctaaacattaaaaaagcaCAAATGGTTCTTATCAATTtagcaaaatatatttatgtacataTTGTCAATTTAATCCACTTGTCTTTTGCCAGCATAGcccatattgttattattattattattattattataatatatagacGAAATTGTACTGTTATAAGTTCATTTGCTCTTAATTATGGATGAAACGTGATGAAAACCTATAGAAAAAATCTAGATCTCATCCCCTACGTTGgtacaaaaatttaaactaaaaattacttttcttttttttctttttttatctttttgtttggtctaaaaattaatatttttcataactatttttattttgtttgaagaATATTTCATGACTTTCACATTGCGTCTAGGTCACtactactaatttttttttttttaagattaccAGTTAAGACTTTCGCTTATCATCGTGTCATTAACAAAGAGTGGGACTCATCAATATCTTATAAACGGGATGCCAATATGATAGGAATTGGCAGATTTAGAAATTTTGTTCAGGAGACATATTATTGAGATATAATCTTCATTTATGTATCTATATGTACATTGataataacttatatatatatatatatatatatatattgtaaattagGATAAATTcatcatattaaattaatattataaaggttttttatttcaaaaaaaataaattaataataatatgttaaaattttcataaaaaatgatctcttaaaattcaaaacattaaaatatgatttttttggtacaatttgaagctaaatttggagggaaaaactaaaattaataattagataataaaactaaaacagAGTTTTTACCAAAATAGATACATACAATTACAGCTAGATtaggaagaaaaatttaaatagacaTAATTATAACTGCATGaggaaaaaaattagttttttcctctgtcaaagaaaaaaatttagtttgaaatttttttaaaaataattttatatattttcaatatgaaactagctatttaaaagaataaattatacttttaaaaggaaaatgctgtataaataaataaaaaaatactgtataaattaaaagaatataatacataattttgaaagagaaaaattgaaagggtacatttatctattttatattttgagagGGGCacaatttgttatttaaaatattttttataaaaataaataaaatacatgcatattaaaagaaaaaaaaattgagggggACACTTTTTCCCCCCACTGGTCACAATAGATATCCATCCATGGGAAATTCAAAGATGTATgtaatttagagtttgatggatttaaaatgagttatagactttaaaatatttgatgaaTTGGTGTAGAATTCTACGGactccataaaaattttataagaatccaacaaaaattttagatttaaaactgaattttatattaataattttcttcacaatttcactgttaaaatcctttcaaatccattaaaatctatcattttttaaaatcttttaagatcaatgattttttgaatatcacaagattttaaaagaattttacaaagttataattgaatcaattaaattttaatatacttttataaaatccatcaaaatctaaattgaatatcattaaacttgtatgtatttttttaaaatctaaatcgaatatctctaaatattttaaaatttttaaaatcttttaaattccaaattaaatatACCCTCTTACTACTTTAGTATCCTATATTTCAGAACTTTAAGTTctctttggtttttttaatacttatttatgtttgactttttattacagttatttatttaaaaattatttaatcaaatgaTCAAAATGAATAATACATTATTGTATAAGATTTGCTGGTATGCAATAcacttgaatatttttttttttcaaaatatcttaaaaaaaggtcaaagaaaaatttattttattactttatatATACCAATATAAATACTgctcttctctttcttctctcttttttctcttttcgttTCTGAAGCTTCCTCATGTCAACTTGTTTAatatttgagaaataaaaaattctatcaaaatcaaaagaaagaagaacaagaactgATGGGGGATCAAAGAAGAACTTTTCACtgtattatgtttttatttttttaattatttatatttaatattatcgactaattaataataataataataaaagttatatTAAATCAAGTAAGTCTTCGATCGGATTAAGTTCTACAATGGACTCTAATTTCTGGGCTTCACGCCTCGCAGCCGCCAAACGCAAGTATATTTTGCAGCACACCACAAGAGCTCCCATTTATGCCTTagatgttattttctttttaaatttttaattttttttaaatgtttatttggtttttttttcttttttcttttttcctttcctttctgaTATTAACATCTATTATATAGatattgatatataaaaaaaaaaaaaaatcatgtattaCACATAAGGCTTTAGTGGGCATGTAAAAAACACATGATATATTAAATGTCATTCACTATGTTTATTGaattaaatggttttaaaatatatgaccataataaaaagtcaaaatgattattgaattaaatgattttagaatatatgactctaataaaaagtcaaacacgAATAAAATCTGGAAAAAAAATGCTTCGATACCAAAGAAAAGCCCTTTCATTTTTCTTCCCCAGCTCATGTTTTCGGTAACAGAGGATTTTCAAATCTTTAATTTCTCTTCACTACATTTTGTTGTTAGCATCGATATTGAAAACAAGAATATTTAGAGCTTTAGGTGTGAGGGCGTCCTTTATCGGTGTGTAAGGATAAGAAAGCCCAACATCTGGTAtgtaaatttagaatttaatgaTTAAATTAGCTTAGTTTGCTAACTGTATGTGAATGGTTTGGGAATAAATTTTGTATTCTTGAAATCTAATTTCGTTTGTGCAATGGgtaagttttataatttatgttttattaataaagCTAATCTTAACGGGGTCTATTAGATCATGGTTTACTCATGTGGTTGGCTTTATGGGAAACCAAATGTCCTAAACTTAATTGAATATGATGAAAATTATCACAGTCAAAATTATTAGCATCCCATGTCAACCCGAACTCAGTTTTCAGACCCTTTATCAGATTCTCCTTCGATGCTCCTAATTCTTAAGACTCTTGCTTCTGATTTACAAATACGAATCAAAATACGAACCACCACACTTGCAGCGcaatttcaaaaaatagatTTAGGATTGTTTAATCATACTTCAAATACTCAAGACCTCATATTGTTCTACTCATGTCATGGGAAAGTAGCGAAATTGGCAAAACCAGTTCAATTGCAGCATATACAACGTGGACGGACACACATACCAACACACTGTTATTTACTTCTTAACAGAAACCGCACCCTGCAAAAGAACAATAGTGCTAGGAAAACATAAGTTTGGGTGGCAAtgtgttaaaattttttgtttaggtgGTAAAATGAAGAAGTTAGTAAAGTTAAGAGAAATAAAGTGTatcttacccttttttttttttttttttgtgggtcaACATTACAATTGGGGTGAGGGAATTCGTTTGAAACCAACAAGATTAATTGGCTGTATTCTTaatagttttaataaattttttaatgcttCCAATCAcgcatttttaaatttaattcttaGAAAGAAAAACcttttacaaaaccaaaaaaaaaaaaaaaaaaaaagagtagccatgacagtttttttttttttttttttttggttttttgttctttttttttcttttttggctaaaaCTTGAAATTTAACTAACGGAGAacagaatgaaaaaaagaaaaccatttaCCTTACATGCCAAATCAAATACGACGTTAGTATATCAGACAAAGTAGGAAACCTAAAATGCATGCTTCATCCTGCTAATAAATATCTTGAAGCATCTCAACGACTTGACTATTGTGGGCCGGCCTAGCACCTTTCTCTTCCTCCACGCATTTCATAGCTGCCACTAAAAGCTTTGCCATCGTCATCATGTCATATGCTCCCTCCATGGAAGGATCCATGATCTTTTCCAGCGACGATTcaatcccatcagaacttcccTTACCCCCCGAGGGAACTCAGACTTAAAGAGTTATTAATGAGTGAGGGACCCATGGAAGGATGGGGCCCGAACGGCAGTTATCATTATCCCATCTCATTAAGTGGAGTGAGTGAACCTACGCTTAGCCCCACCTCCGTGAGCACAAAAAGCGCGAGGATGTGGGGCATATTCTCCCTTACCCAACTCACCAATCCCCTATTCTCTGTCTTTTCTGTTTCGTCCACCGCTTGAATATCAGTCGTTGGGCCTTTCCCAATCAGCATCTCCAACACGACAATCCCATAACTATATACATCCATTTTGGATGTATTAAAAAcctaaaacatatttaaatagtGTGATATTATTTAGATAATATAGTTTGCCATATAGGCTATCTATAGCCAAAAATTCTTATGCATTCTTACTGTATCagaattgatttatattttcttcattaatttaTAGATTAAATTTGATGGTGGTTTTCGTTTTTTCAACCAGCgaaattgaaaatgatatttttggaaGTGCTTCTTTTTTCGTGAAATTATGTTAACTGGAACTTTCCTATAGCTAAGTTAGAGAGAATTAAATTGCGATGGTACCGTAGGCTTGAGAtggataattatattttgggtggTCTCCACTTAAATCCttagatataaaaaattataatttattactatagaattctcaaaaaatatattattttgtgcgATCGAGATCGCAGCTGAATTGACAAATGCTATATTTCTTTACCTTCATTTTTCTGGTTTAAATCTGTGCAAATCAGCAACACTATTAAttactaaaacaaaatatatatcactTTATTGGGTTGCTAAAAAAGtattaacaaatattataattacCTAATGAAAAgtgttaaatttatatgaagTGTTAAATTTCTAATACATATATACTAATGATGTTTCGAAAGAAAAACAATACTAGACTTTATGTAAAGGCTTAATTAAAAaagtattaataaatattataattacctAATGAAAAGTGTTAAATTTCTAATACACGTTTACTAATGATGTTTCCAAAGAATAATAGTCCGAACTTGTAGCTCTTGTAGTAAATATTGTATCCATTCCAGTTCTGCAGCTCCATTTGCCAAGGCTCTATGTTTGAACTCGTTGCTAGATCTTGTTACAACTTGTTGTTTCTTAAATGACCATGAGACTAGGTTGTCACCCTGGTAAATACAATATCCCCGTGAACTTGCGATCATCAACACTGGATGCCCAATCGGCATCAGTGTAGCCATGAAGAGTGTTGTGATGGGAAGGTCTAAAAAGCAGCCCATTATGTTTAGTACCTTGAAGATATCGAAGAACCCGTTTGCAAGCAGTCCAATGAATATCCGTAGGTTGATGCGTGAATTGACTGAGGTTATTAAGGATGAAGGAGATGTCAAGCCGAGTAAGAGTGAGATAATGTAACATATCGATAGCATTTCTGTATAAAAATGGGTCCTTGAATGAAATGCCAATGTTGCTGCCAAGTTGCACACTTGTGCTTGCCGGTGTGGGACTGGTTTTGGATTCACTCATAGCTGTCCGATGAAGAAgatcattaatatatttaatttgagtGAGCAAGAGTCCATGCTGGTCGC includes the following:
- the LOC125422869 gene encoding receptor-like serine/threonine-protein kinase ALE2, whose translation is MDVYSYGIVVLEMLIGKGPTTDIQAVDETEKTENRGLGSSDGIESSLEKIMDPSMEGAYDMMTMAKLLVAAMKCVEEEKGARPAHNSQVVEMLQDIY